In Chaetodon auriga isolate fChaAug3 chromosome 7, fChaAug3.hap1, whole genome shotgun sequence, a genomic segment contains:
- the arrb1 gene encoding beta-arrestin-1 isoform X2, which produces MVDKGTRVFKKASPNGKLTVYLGKRDFVDHVDLVEPVDGVVLIDPEYLKERKVFVTLTCAFRYGREDLDVLGLTFRKDLFVANVQAFPPLREEKKTLTRLQERLIKKLGEHAHPFTFEIPLNLPCSVTLQPGPEDTGKACGVDFEVKAFCAENVEEKIHKRNSVRLVIRKVQYAPEKPGPQPTAETTRQFLMSDKPLHLEASLDKEIYYHGEPISVNVHVTNNTNKTVKKMKISVRQYADICLFNTAQYKCPVATEESDDVVAPSSTFCKVFTLTPFLANNREKRGLALDGKLKHEDTNLASSTLLREGANKEILGIIVSYKVKVKLVVSRGGLLGDLAASDVSVELPFTLMHPKPLEESMYRDAPDEAQIDTNLIEFDTNDDDIIFEDFARQRLIGAKDEEDEEPVDSPKLDDR; this is translated from the exons ATGGTGGATAAAGGAACCAG GGTGTTTAAGAAAGCCAGTCCCAATGGAAAG CTCACCGTCTACTTGGGGAAGAGGGACTTTGTGGACCACGTGGATCTGGTGGAGCCTGTTG ATGGCGTCGTCCTGATTGACCCGGAGTACCTGAAGGAACGGAAAG TGTTCGTGACTCTGACCTGTGCCTTCCGTTACGGTCGTGAGGATTTGGACGTCCTCGGGTTGACGTTTCGGAAAGACCTGTTTGTGGCGAATGTCCAGGCGTTTCCTCCTCTGCGCGAAGAGAAGAAGACTCTAACTCGTCTTCAGGAACGCCTGATTAAAAAACTGGGAGAACACGCCCACCCGTTCACCTTCGAG ATTCCTCTGAATCTGCCGTGCTCCGTCACCCTGCAGCCGGGCCCGGAGGACACCGGGAAG GCCTGCGGAGTCGACTTTGAGGTGAAAGCTTTCTGTGCAGAAAACGTCGAAGAAAAGATCCACAAAAG gAACTCGGTGCGTCTGGTGATCCGGAAGGTGCAGTACGCTCCGGAGAAACCTGGTCCTCAGCCAACGGCAGAAACCACTAGACAGTTCCTGATGTCGGACAAACCTCTGCACCTGGAGGCCTCTCTGGACAAAGAG atcTATTATCACGGGGAGCCAATCAGCGTCAACGTTCACGtcaccaacaacaccaacaagaccgtgaagaagatgaagatctCAG TGCGACAGTATGCAGACATCTGTCTCTTCAACACGGCTCAGTACAAATGTCCAGTGGCCACCGAGGAGTCAGA TGACGTCGTTGCTCCCAGTTCAACTTTCTGCAAAGTTTTCACTCTCACTCCGTTTCTGGCAAACAACCGAGAGAAACGAGGCCTCGCTCTGGACGGAAAACTGAAGCACGAGGACACCAACCTGGCCTCCAGCACACT GTTGAGAGAAGGAGCCAATAAGGAGATCCTCGGCATCATCGTGTCCTACAAAGTCAAAGTGAAGCTGGTCGTGTCGCGAGGCGG GCTCCTGGGAGATCTGGCAGCGAG CGACGTCTCTGTCGAGCTGCCGTTCACCCTGATGCACCCGAAGCCGTTGGAAGAGTCCATGTACAGAGACG ctccagatgAAGCTCAGATCGACACAAACCTGATCGAGTTTGACACCAA CGACGACGACATCATCTTCGAAGATTTCGCCCGCCAGCGGCTGATCGGCGCGAAGGACGAAGAGGACGAGGAGCCGGTGGACTCGCCCAAACTGGACGACAGATAA
- the arrb1 gene encoding beta-arrestin-1 isoform X1 — translation MVDKGTRVFKKASPNGKLTVYLGKRDFVDHVDLVEPVDGVVLIDPEYLKERKVFVTLTCAFRYGREDLDVLGLTFRKDLFVANVQAFPPLREEKKTLTRLQERLIKKLGEHAHPFTFEIPLNLPCSVTLQPGPEDTGKACGVDFEVKAFCAENVEEKIHKRNSVRLVIRKVQYAPEKPGPQPTAETTRQFLMSDKPLHLEASLDKEIYYHGEPISVNVHVTNNTNKTVKKMKISGSPEHLSPALCPCVRVSACPCVRVSLSPCVPVSLSPCVPVSVCPCVRVSLCPPPCVPVSVCPYVPVSACPCVRVSLSPCVPVSLSPCVPLFLSPCVPVSVCPCLHVSLCPCVPVSVCPCVRVSVCPCVPVSVCPCVRVSLSPCVPVSVCPCVPVSMCPSVLVSLCPCVPVSVCPSVTVSLSLCVPVSVCPCLCVSLCPCVPVSLSPWSLCPCVPVCPCVPLSPCVPVSMCPCLVCPCVPVSVCPCVPVSVCPSVPVSLCPCVCVSLCSCVPVSVCPCVPVSVCPCLPVSLCPCVPLSLSPCVRVSLCPCIRVSLCPYVPVSVCPCLRVSVCPCLRVSLCHCVPVSVCPSVRVSLSLCVPVSLCPCLRGPCVPVCPSVSVCPSVPVSLCPCLRVSLCPCVPVSLYPCVPVSVCPCPCVPVSVCPSVPVSLSPWSLCPCVPVCPCVPLSPCVPLSLCPSVPVSVCPCVRVSLCPCLRVSLCLRVSVCPCLRVSLCPSVSVCPCVPVSVCPCVPVSLCPCVPVQQLCY, via the exons ATGGTGGATAAAGGAACCAG GGTGTTTAAGAAAGCCAGTCCCAATGGAAAG CTCACCGTCTACTTGGGGAAGAGGGACTTTGTGGACCACGTGGATCTGGTGGAGCCTGTTG ATGGCGTCGTCCTGATTGACCCGGAGTACCTGAAGGAACGGAAAG TGTTCGTGACTCTGACCTGTGCCTTCCGTTACGGTCGTGAGGATTTGGACGTCCTCGGGTTGACGTTTCGGAAAGACCTGTTTGTGGCGAATGTCCAGGCGTTTCCTCCTCTGCGCGAAGAGAAGAAGACTCTAACTCGTCTTCAGGAACGCCTGATTAAAAAACTGGGAGAACACGCCCACCCGTTCACCTTCGAG ATTCCTCTGAATCTGCCGTGCTCCGTCACCCTGCAGCCGGGCCCGGAGGACACCGGGAAG GCCTGCGGAGTCGACTTTGAGGTGAAAGCTTTCTGTGCAGAAAACGTCGAAGAAAAGATCCACAAAAG gAACTCGGTGCGTCTGGTGATCCGGAAGGTGCAGTACGCTCCGGAGAAACCTGGTCCTCAGCCAACGGCAGAAACCACTAGACAGTTCCTGATGTCGGACAAACCTCTGCACCTGGAGGCCTCTCTGGACAAAGAG atcTATTATCACGGGGAGCCAATCAGCGTCAACGTTCACGtcaccaacaacaccaacaagaccgtgaagaagatgaagatctCAGGTAGTCCGGAGCACCTGTCCCCCgctctgtgtccctgtgtccgTGTGTCCGCGTGTCCCTGTGTCCGTGTGTCCCTGTCTCCATGTGTACCTGTGTCCCTGTCTCCGTGTGTCCCTGTCTccgtgtgtccctgtgtccgtgtgtccctctgtcccccgccctgtgtccctgtgtccGTGTGTCCTTATGTCCCTGTGTCCGCGTGTCCCTGTGTCCGTGTGTCCCTGTCTCCATGTGTCCCTGTGTCCCTGTCTCCGTGTGTCCCTCTGTTCCTGTCTccgtgtgtccctgtgtccgtgtgtccctgtctccatgtgtccctgtgtccgtgtgtccctgtctccgtgtgtccctgtgtccgtgtgtctgtgtgtccgtgtgtccctgtctctgtgtgtccctgtgtccgtgtgtccctgtctccgtgtgtccctgtgtccgtgtgtccgtgtgtccctgtctccatgtgtccctctgtccttgtgtccctgtgtccgtgtgtccctgtctctgtgtgtccctctgtcactgtgtccctgtctctgtgtgtccctgtgtccgtgtgtccctgtctctgtgtgtccctctgtccctgtgtccctgtgtccctGTCTCCGTGGtccctgtgtccctgtgtccccgtgtgtccctgtgtccctctgtctccgtgtgtccctgtgtccaTGTGTCCCTGTCTCGTGTGTCCCTGTGTTCCTGTCTccgtgtgtccgtgtgtccctgtctccgtgtgtccctctgtccctgtctccctgtgtccctgtgtctgtgtgtccttgtgttcctgtgtccctgtgtccgtgtgtccctgtgtccctgtctccgtgtgtccctgtctccctgtgtccctctgtccctgtgtccctctgtccctgtctccgtgtgtccgtgtgtccctgtgtccctGTATCcgtgtgtccctctgtccctaTGTCCCTGTCTCCGTGTGTCCCTGTctccgtgtgtctgtgtgtccctgtctccgtgtgtccctctgtcactgtgtccctgtctccgtgtgtccctctgtccgtgtgtccctgtctctgtgtgtccctgtgtccctgtgtccctGTCTCCGTGGTCCCTGTGTCCCcgtgtgtccctctgtctccgtgtgtccctctgtccctgtgtccctctgtccctgtctccgtgtgtccctgtgtccgtgtgtccctgtgtccctGTATCCGTGTGTCCCTGTCTCCGTGTGTCCCTGTCCgtgtgtccctgtctctgtgtgtccctctgtccctgtgtcCCTGTCTCCGTGGtccctgtgtccctgtgtccccgtgtgtccctgtgtccctctgtctccgtgtgtccctctgtccctgtgtccctctgtccctgtctccgtgtgtccctgtgtccgtgtgtccctgtgtccctgtctccgtgtgtccctctgtctccgtgtgtccgtgtgtccctgtctccgtgtgtccctgtgtccctctgtctctgtgtgtccctgtgtccctgtctccgtgtgtccctgtgtccctgtctccctgtgtccctgtgtccctgtgcagcagctgtgttacTGA